One region of Sulfurisphaera ohwakuensis genomic DNA includes:
- a CDS encoding HEPN domain-containing protein, producing MNNDNLARSYVRQAEERIKHAKEALNEGNYPYTVRQCQEAVELLLKASLRYVGVEPPKLHDVGYILRKEKSRFPQWFQEKIDEFAYYSKVLRNEREPAMYGDEETGATPEELYSKFEAESAINMCDSVYEYVKKLIK from the coding sequence TTGAATAATGATAATCTTGCTAGATCTTATGTCAGACAAGCTGAAGAGAGGATAAAACATGCAAAAGAGGCATTAAATGAAGGCAATTATCCCTATACGGTTAGACAATGTCAAGAAGCTGTAGAATTACTTCTTAAAGCGTCATTAAGATATGTTGGTGTAGAACCTCCTAAGCTTCATGATGTCGGATATATACTTAGGAAAGAGAAAAGCAGATTTCCTCAATGGTTTCAAGAAAAAATAGATGAGTTTGCATATTATTCTAAAGTTTTAAGAAATGAAAGAGAGCCTGCTATGTACGGGGATGAGGAAACAGGTGCTACTCCAGAGGAATTATATTCAAAATTTGAGGCGGAGAGTGCTATTAATATGTGCGATAGTGTTTATGAATATGTTAAAAAACTCATCAAATAG
- a CDS encoding nucleotidyltransferase domain-containing protein — MNEPYKSLLEKLTNLLLQEFGDKLISVVVYGSVARGDNRKDSDIDLLLVIKDLPRTLTERIMLFVKVESKMESEIERLMDEGYYVTFSPIIKTPEEAVKFSPLYMDMTEDAVILYDKDNFFRRVLDETREKLQKLGFERVWLSKKVWYWRKKDYKPGEIIDFG; from the coding sequence GTGAATGAGCCTTATAAGAGCTTGCTAGAGAAGCTAACTAATCTACTCTTACAAGAATTCGGAGATAAGTTAATTTCTGTAGTAGTTTACGGGAGTGTGGCTAGGGGAGATAATAGGAAAGACAGTGATATAGATTTACTTCTAGTTATAAAGGATCTACCTAGAACGTTAACTGAAAGGATAATGCTCTTTGTAAAAGTTGAGAGTAAAATGGAGAGTGAAATCGAAAGACTTATGGATGAAGGATACTACGTGACTTTTTCTCCTATTATTAAAACCCCAGAAGAAGCAGTAAAATTTTCTCCTCTTTACATGGATATGACCGAAGATGCGGTAATCCTTTATGATAAGGATAACTTCTTTAGAAGGGTACTAGATGAAACTAGGGAAAAATTACAGAAGTTAGGTTTCGAAAGGGTTTGGTTATCTAAAAAGGTATGGTATTGGAGGAAGAAGGATTACAAGCCTGGAGAAATAATTGATTTCGGGTGA
- a CDS encoding AAA family ATPase, with amino-acid sequence MVSQQFFFVRVYEGRVKQDVALVSSNIMQSYGLLPGDVILLLGNRQIPFYVQESSDNKIDGIVIGENKLKLLGIRSGERVPVRKVSVSSIKEITLAPSEQKNYDLRKLNLELRGRLVTRGITLESKEGTFAVISYSPQVEVGYISSETRINIAPESIRIAQKNIPYVTLDDVGGLSKQIRELLEIVELALTKVEVARILGLRPPKGVLLYGPPGTGKTLIAKAIANTIMANFFYISGPEIGSKYYGESEKRLRDIFEQAEKNAPSIIFIDEIDAIAPNRDTTASETDRRIVAQLLTLMDGLTSGSGVVVIGATNRPNALDPALRRPGRFDREIEIPVPDKQGRLEILKIHTRRVPLSREVDLEKIAERTHGFVGADLEALVREAVLSAYHRCNGNLECMQVTMSDFDEALKNVEPSALREFRIEIPNTTWEDIVGLEDIKLELKEVVEWPLKDPGLYEEMKAEIPSGILLYGPPGTGKTMLARAVAHESGANFIAINGPELMSMWVGETERAIREVFKKARQSSPTIIFFDEIDAIAVARGADPNKVTDRIVSQLLTEMDGISKRREKVVVIAATNRPDIIDPALLRPGRLEKLIYVPPPDYQTRIALFSRLINNRPHEEIDIERLAKLTENYTPAEIKGIVNKAVLLAIRRAKLKNEKPELTMSDFEEALKTVKPIVTQTMLDYYISFYQRVRRASGYA; translated from the coding sequence ATGGTTTCGCAACAGTTTTTCTTTGTAAGAGTATACGAAGGAAGAGTTAAGCAAGATGTTGCTTTAGTCAGTAGTAACATTATGCAGTCTTATGGATTATTACCCGGTGATGTAATACTCCTTTTGGGAAATAGACAAATTCCTTTTTATGTACAAGAAAGTTCCGATAATAAAATAGATGGTATCGTTATTGGTGAAAATAAACTTAAACTCTTAGGGATAAGGAGTGGTGAAAGAGTACCAGTTAGGAAAGTTTCAGTTTCCTCTATAAAAGAAATAACTTTGGCACCCTCAGAACAAAAGAATTACGATCTAAGAAAATTAAACTTAGAATTAAGAGGAAGATTAGTTACCAGAGGTATAACTTTAGAATCAAAAGAAGGAACTTTTGCAGTAATTTCTTATTCCCCACAAGTGGAAGTTGGTTATATTTCGAGTGAGACTCGAATAAATATAGCTCCAGAATCAATCAGAATAGCTCAGAAAAATATTCCTTATGTTACCCTTGATGATGTTGGAGGTTTATCAAAACAAATAAGGGAATTACTAGAAATAGTAGAATTAGCTTTAACAAAAGTAGAGGTAGCTAGAATATTGGGTTTAAGACCGCCTAAAGGAGTCCTCCTTTATGGTCCTCCAGGTACTGGAAAGACTTTGATTGCAAAAGCTATTGCAAATACTATTATGGCTAACTTCTTTTATATAAGTGGGCCAGAAATAGGCTCTAAATATTATGGTGAGAGTGAAAAAAGGCTAAGAGATATATTTGAACAAGCCGAGAAAAATGCTCCATCAATAATTTTCATAGATGAAATTGATGCCATTGCACCGAATAGAGACACTACAGCTTCTGAAACTGATAGAAGAATTGTAGCACAGTTATTAACATTAATGGATGGTTTGACTAGTGGCAGTGGAGTAGTGGTTATTGGTGCAACAAATAGACCAAATGCTCTAGATCCAGCATTAAGAAGACCGGGTAGATTTGACAGAGAAATAGAAATTCCCGTTCCAGATAAGCAAGGAAGATTAGAAATATTAAAAATACATACTAGGCGAGTTCCTTTATCAAGAGAAGTAGACTTAGAAAAAATTGCTGAGAGAACCCATGGCTTTGTCGGTGCTGATTTAGAAGCTTTAGTGAGAGAAGCAGTACTAAGTGCTTATCATAGATGTAATGGTAATTTAGAGTGTATGCAAGTTACGATGAGTGATTTTGATGAGGCATTAAAGAATGTTGAACCTTCTGCTTTAAGAGAATTCAGAATTGAAATACCTAATACGACATGGGAAGACATAGTAGGTTTAGAAGATATTAAACTAGAGCTAAAGGAAGTAGTAGAATGGCCATTAAAGGATCCAGGGTTATACGAGGAAATGAAAGCAGAAATACCTTCTGGAATACTTCTTTACGGACCACCTGGTACTGGAAAAACTATGCTAGCTAGGGCTGTTGCACATGAAAGTGGTGCTAACTTTATTGCAATAAATGGGCCAGAATTAATGAGCATGTGGGTAGGGGAGACTGAAAGAGCTATTAGAGAAGTATTTAAGAAGGCTAGGCAATCCTCACCAACTATTATATTCTTTGATGAGATAGACGCAATAGCAGTTGCAAGGGGAGCTGATCCAAATAAAGTAACTGATAGGATTGTTAGCCAATTATTAACTGAAATGGATGGGATAAGTAAAAGAAGGGAAAAAGTAGTTGTCATAGCTGCAACTAATAGGCCGGATATTATAGATCCTGCTCTATTAAGACCGGGAAGATTAGAAAAGTTAATTTATGTTCCTCCACCCGATTACCAAACTAGGATTGCCTTATTTTCAAGGCTTATAAATAATAGACCTCACGAAGAAATTGATATCGAAAGATTAGCAAAATTAACTGAAAATTATACTCCAGCTGAGATTAAAGGAATAGTAAATAAGGCCGTATTATTAGCAATTAGGAGAGCAAAACTAAAGAACGAAAAACCTGAGCTCACAATGAGTGATTTTGAAGAAGCGTTGAAAACTGTAAAACCTATTGTTACTCAGACTATGTTAGATTATTATATCTCATTCTATCAAAGAGTAAGGAGAGCAAGCGGATATGCTTGA
- a CDS encoding CaiB/BaiF CoA transferase family protein codes for MYRVIELGHVVAAPFAGEILRHLGFEVIKVETLQGDLSRKDDVLGDSMFIFNNRGKKSISIDLKKEKGKEIFLKLVKNSNVLIENLSPYAMDRLGLSDDVIFSVNPSLVYCSLKGYPKGKYENLPAFGTIIEAESGIMDANGRARLPASITDMNASTYCVITILWALLMNKPGHYRVDIIQSNAVWLGYYLIAYQKLGKLFEGGSDELPFWAPYELFKSSDGREFYLAVSDNTKFEKLCKALGLVNLLNDERFKNNADRVKNRKILHEILQQKFSLMSLNEIIVILRNNDIPVGKLNSVKDLISSEGLVEWEMFKNIMIPKLPLPGSLNNQNVPDLGEDTLRILKELGYSENEIEKMIKEKIIAFNI; via the coding sequence ATGTATAGGGTTATTGAGCTAGGGCATGTAGTTGCTGCACCTTTTGCAGGAGAAATTTTACGGCATTTAGGATTTGAGGTAATAAAGGTAGAAACTTTACAAGGTGATTTGAGTAGGAAGGATGACGTTTTGGGAGATTCAATGTTTATTTTCAATAATAGAGGTAAGAAATCAATTTCTATAGATTTAAAAAAGGAAAAGGGCAAGGAAATTTTTCTAAAGTTAGTTAAGAATTCTAACGTTTTAATAGAGAACTTATCTCCTTACGCGATGGATAGACTAGGTTTATCAGATGATGTAATATTTTCTGTTAATCCCTCCCTCGTATATTGTTCCTTGAAAGGATATCCTAAGGGAAAATACGAAAACTTGCCTGCTTTCGGTACTATAATTGAGGCTGAAAGTGGGATAATGGATGCAAATGGAAGGGCTAGATTACCTGCTTCAATAACTGACATGAATGCTTCTACATATTGTGTGATCACAATTTTATGGGCATTACTTATGAATAAGCCTGGGCATTATAGAGTTGATATAATTCAAAGTAATGCTGTTTGGTTAGGCTATTATCTTATAGCGTATCAAAAATTAGGTAAGCTATTTGAAGGAGGAAGCGATGAATTACCCTTCTGGGCTCCATACGAATTATTCAAGAGTTCTGATGGAAGAGAATTTTACTTAGCAGTAAGTGATAATACAAAATTTGAGAAGCTTTGTAAAGCGTTAGGGTTAGTTAATCTCTTAAATGATGAAAGGTTCAAGAATAATGCAGATAGGGTGAAGAATAGAAAAATCTTGCATGAAATATTACAACAGAAATTTAGTTTAATGAGCTTAAATGAAATAATAGTGATTTTGCGTAATAACGATATTCCGGTAGGTAAACTAAATAGTGTGAAGGATCTAATTAGTAGTGAGGGATTAGTAGAGTGGGAAATGTTTAAGAACATTATGATACCAAAGCTCCCATTACCCGGATCTTTAAATAATCAAAATGTACCAGATTTAGGAGAAGATACTTTACGTATATTGAAGGAGTTAGGATATTCGGAAAACGAGATAGAAAAAATGATTAAGGAAAAAATAATTGCATTTAATATTTAG
- a CDS encoding AbrB family transcriptional regulator — MNLKPNEEFEVIVLNDSEILLRRKAKNPLEVLIGKGEREEILPEKVDELSEE, encoded by the coding sequence ATTAATTTAAAGCCCAATGAGGAGTTTGAAGTTATAGTATTAAATGATAGTGAGATTTTACTAAGAAGGAAGGCTAAGAATCCGTTAGAAGTTCTTATTGGTAAAGGGGAAAGAGAAGAAATTCTACCAGAGAAAGTTGATGAGCTAAGCGAAGAATAA
- a CDS encoding transporter, translating into MSLNKHSIALTSVISYTLATYVLVAPAFTVNQFTLPQWLSFLIVSIPFGGRVIGSLLYQRLVSTLGSRLTYLISIIALGLFSLGSSISVLGLLIPLRLLVGIAFGIATSLAVEQAMRSGNKIIIALTMSGWAFGWIMGAFSYLTLQNWSLIAISGIITIPFSLLYKGLLNFKVEEDKFSLPSVSSILIFFFSFEPAFALQLAPSIVEDEGGISWLILGYIVSIPMYILMPTISRFLGETRTAIIYTSVSAISGVLFFITSLPYILVIFTAFGLGMNAIAPRLASVYGATARSIGIALNTAALGGVVVPVVASLNIKIIASLFTAISMVILLVMAVRKRNAIYVEVS; encoded by the coding sequence ATGAGCTTAAACAAACACTCAATTGCCCTTACATCAGTTATATCATACACTTTGGCAACTTATGTATTAGTTGCACCAGCATTTACAGTAAACCAATTTACTTTACCTCAATGGTTATCATTTTTAATAGTATCTATACCGTTTGGCGGAAGAGTAATAGGCTCATTATTATATCAGAGATTAGTTTCAACGCTTGGGTCTAGGTTAACTTATTTAATTTCAATTATTGCATTAGGGCTTTTTTCTTTAGGTAGCAGTATAAGCGTCTTAGGATTACTGATACCTTTGAGATTATTAGTGGGAATTGCATTTGGAATAGCTACATCACTAGCTGTTGAACAAGCAATGAGAAGCGGGAATAAGATAATAATTGCACTAACTATGAGCGGTTGGGCATTTGGTTGGATAATGGGGGCATTTTCCTATTTAACATTACAAAATTGGAGCCTAATTGCCATCTCCGGGATAATTACTATACCTTTCTCGTTACTGTATAAAGGTTTGTTAAACTTTAAAGTAGAAGAAGATAAGTTCTCCTTACCTTCAGTGTCGTCAATCTTAATTTTCTTCTTTTCCTTTGAACCAGCATTTGCGTTACAATTAGCTCCTTCAATAGTTGAAGATGAAGGCGGAATTAGCTGGCTAATTCTAGGATATATAGTTTCAATACCAATGTATATATTAATGCCAACAATTTCGAGATTTTTAGGTGAAACTAGAACTGCTATAATATACACTTCAGTTTCAGCTATAAGCGGAGTTTTATTCTTCATTACTTCATTGCCTTATATTTTAGTAATTTTCACAGCATTTGGATTAGGAATGAATGCTATCGCTCCAAGGCTGGCCTCAGTATATGGAGCAACTGCAAGAAGTATAGGAATAGCTTTAAATACAGCAGCATTAGGAGGAGTTGTTGTACCAGTGGTTGCTTCGTTAAATATTAAAATTATAGCCTCGCTGTTCACCGCAATTTCAATGGTGATACTACTAGTTATGGCTGTGAGAAAGAGAAATGCAATTTACGTTGAAGTTAGTTAA
- a CDS encoding NAD(P)/FAD-dependent oxidoreductase: protein MKVVILGGGFAGISAKLSYPNSILIDENDFVVNTPKLIEVIENNDLEISHPLIRRKVDLKAKVLKVDFKEKEVITTEGKVKFDKLIISLGYEQDLSKIKGAEKYTIGFTLQDIEKIRKFREGSTVTILGGGALGIELAGALKRRGFNVNLIEAEKRLVPYLSPNFSTEVQKALEELGVNIILNGKVDEVKENEVITSQGVIKTDYTIFSAGFSGPKIIKELGLTNKNNRMLVDEYLRSVDYEFVYGAGDCANFKNGFIPQSAQVASQTGSVAVKNAVEGDNIVFKPNQKAIVLKVGDEYIGLFKNSVIRGALSKLVKIYAVSSFESRVSKLNALSFPYLQT from the coding sequence ATGAAAGTTGTAATTTTAGGCGGTGGATTTGCTGGAATATCAGCTAAATTATCTTATCCTAACTCGATACTAATAGATGAAAATGATTTCGTAGTTAATACTCCTAAGTTGATTGAAGTTATAGAGAATAATGATTTAGAAATTTCTCATCCGTTAATTCGTAGAAAGGTCGATCTTAAAGCCAAGGTTTTAAAGGTTGATTTTAAGGAGAAAGAGGTTATTACGACTGAAGGAAAGGTTAAGTTTGATAAATTAATAATCTCCTTAGGTTATGAGCAAGACCTAAGTAAGATAAAGGGAGCTGAGAAATATACAATTGGGTTCACACTACAAGACATAGAGAAAATAAGAAAATTTAGAGAGGGGTCAACTGTAACTATACTCGGAGGAGGGGCTTTAGGCATCGAATTAGCTGGGGCTTTAAAGAGGAGGGGTTTTAACGTTAATCTGATAGAAGCAGAAAAGAGATTAGTACCTTATTTATCCCCTAATTTTTCTACTGAAGTACAGAAGGCTTTAGAGGAATTAGGGGTAAACATTATCTTAAATGGAAAGGTTGATGAGGTTAAGGAAAACGAAGTTATTACAAGTCAAGGAGTAATAAAGACGGACTATACAATATTTTCAGCCGGATTTAGTGGTCCTAAGATAATAAAAGAACTAGGATTAACAAACAAGAATAATAGAATGTTAGTAGACGAGTATTTAAGATCTGTAGATTATGAATTTGTTTATGGTGCAGGAGATTGTGCGAATTTTAAGAACGGTTTTATTCCTCAATCAGCCCAAGTAGCTTCTCAAACTGGAAGTGTAGCAGTAAAGAATGCTGTAGAAGGTGATAATATCGTTTTCAAACCCAATCAAAAGGCTATAGTTTTAAAAGTTGGTGATGAATATATAGGATTATTTAAAAATAGTGTTATAAGAGGTGCTTTATCGAAATTGGTGAAGATTTATGCGGTGAGTAGTTTTGAAAGTAGAGTATCTAAGTTAAATGCTTTATCTTTTCCCTATCTTCAAACCTAA
- a CDS encoding RNA-guided endonuclease InsQ/TnpB family protein — MPNVGFRFRAYADDQTIRALKAQLRLACEMYNTLRWADIYFYQRDGKGLTQTELRQLALDLRKQDKEYQQLYSQVVQQIADRYYDARDRFFKGLAHFPKEKKPHKYYSLVYPQSGWKILESREIRTKSRKNKKKLVLLRLSNLGVFKVIVHRDFPLDKVKRVVVKLTRSERVYVSFMVEGVGFSQLPKTGKVVAIDVGVEKLLTTSDGFYFPNLRPYERALEKIRKLHKVLSRKEFLSKNWFKAKVKLARGYEHLKNLRQDFYMKLGKWFAQHYDVVVMEDIDVKQLVEESERKLRMRLYDVAFHELKRILEYQLEKYGKKLLLINPAYTSKMCAKCGYVKKELTLTDRVFSCPKCGWVTDRDYNACLNILKRSGWEQSLVPVELHPLPVAKSYGQGGAMKQEAPPFRAG, encoded by the coding sequence ATGCCCAACGTAGGGTTCCGCTTTCGTGCGTATGCTGACGATCAAACAATTAGGGCGTTAAAAGCCCAGTTGAGGTTAGCATGTGAGATGTACAACACCCTACGCTGGGCAGATATCTATTTCTACCAAAGGGACGGAAAGGGTCTTACACAAACGGAGTTAAGACAGCTCGCTCTAGATCTAAGAAAGCAAGATAAGGAGTACCAACAACTCTACTCACAAGTAGTACAGCAAATTGCCGATCGTTATTACGATGCTAGGGATAGGTTCTTCAAAGGTCTAGCACACTTTCCTAAGGAGAAGAAACCCCATAAGTACTACTCTCTTGTTTACCCACAAAGTGGATGGAAAATACTTGAGAGCAGGGAAATAAGGACTAAGAGTAGGAAGAATAAGAAGAAGCTGGTGTTATTGAGGTTATCAAATCTCGGCGTGTTTAAGGTCATTGTTCATAGGGACTTCCCGCTTGACAAAGTAAAGAGGGTGGTAGTTAAACTAACACGTTCAGAGAGAGTATATGTCTCCTTCATGGTTGAAGGTGTTGGATTCTCTCAACTCCCAAAGACTGGTAAGGTAGTTGCAATAGATGTTGGGGTAGAGAAACTTCTAACCACGAGTGATGGATTCTATTTCCCTAACTTGAGACCTTATGAGAGGGCACTTGAGAAGATAAGGAAACTCCACAAGGTTCTCTCGAGGAAAGAGTTCTTGTCGAAAAATTGGTTTAAAGCAAAAGTGAAGTTGGCTAGGGGTTATGAACACTTGAAGAACTTGAGACAAGACTTCTATATGAAGTTGGGTAAGTGGTTCGCACAACATTATGATGTTGTAGTAATGGAGGATATAGATGTTAAACAACTGGTGGAGGAGTCAGAAAGGAAGTTGAGGATGAGGTTATACGATGTTGCGTTCCATGAGTTGAAGAGAATACTAGAATATCAATTGGAAAAATATGGAAAGAAACTGTTGTTAATAAATCCAGCATATACTTCAAAGATGTGTGCTAAATGCGGGTACGTAAAGAAGGAGTTAACTTTGACTGACCGTGTGTTCAGCTGTCCTAAGTGCGGTTGGGTTACTGATCGTGACTATAACGCTTGCTTAAACATATTGAAGAGATCGGGGTGGGAGCAATCCTTAGTGCCTGTGGAGCTCCACCCTCTACCCGTAGCGAAAAGCTACGGGCAAGGTGGGGCTATGAAGCAGGAAGCTCCGCCCTTCAGGGCGGGGTAG
- a CDS encoding PaREP1 family protein: protein METKIPKIEKHRNAYIKIRVIESLDELALALKLLKEGFSRNSASKIFLSWKALISALTVMNLEKMPRDEKEKEWYYKSGFLAPTTGLKGISQRLEELGYKVNHLTSTALELHRYAYNGLYKGASDYSDREEAVRDILQLAKDILTNVRELFKDYWDEEIEQHYKIAEKEMSS, encoded by the coding sequence ATGGAGACAAAAATACCAAAAATTGAGAAGCATAGAAATGCCTATATAAAAATCAGAGTAATCGAAAGCTTAGATGAACTAGCCTTAGCTTTAAAACTCCTTAAAGAGGGATTCAGTAGGAACTCGGCAAGTAAGATTTTCCTTTCATGGAAGGCATTAATAAGCGCTTTAACAGTCATGAACTTAGAAAAAATGCCCAGAGACGAAAAAGAAAAAGAGTGGTACTATAAATCTGGCTTCCTCGCTCCAACTACTGGATTAAAAGGAATTTCACAAAGACTTGAAGAGTTAGGGTATAAAGTGAATCATTTAACTTCTACTGCTCTTGAACTACATAGATATGCTTATAATGGACTATATAAAGGAGCAAGCGACTACTCAGACAGAGAAGAAGCGGTAAGAGATATTCTTCAGTTAGCCAAAGATATTCTTACTAATGTAAGGGAATTATTTAAGGATTACTGGGATGAAGAAATCGAACAACATTATAAAATTGCAGAAAAAGAAATGAGTTCTTAA
- a CDS encoding DUF6036 family nucleotidyltransferase, whose protein sequence is MEKISEALQRLVEALEKANCKYVIVGGLVAIHYGRNRVTQDIDVVVDTDKVELLVSSLKDEGFEFSERELLEAFKERGRVTLFFPEDVFFHVDLKFAKDELDYEVLNGRIRGELLGIHCWIESKEDIVVAKLIYGSSQDEEDVIAILLNHGLSEGLKEKAKKFGVYDKLCGIAEMIGLAC, encoded by the coding sequence ATGGAGAAGATCTCTGAGGCCCTACAGAGGTTAGTAGAAGCGTTAGAGAAAGCTAATTGTAAATACGTAATAGTAGGAGGTTTAGTTGCAATTCATTATGGTAGAAACAGAGTAACTCAAGATATTGATGTAGTTGTAGATACCGATAAAGTAGAACTACTTGTCTCGTCGCTAAAGGATGAAGGTTTTGAGTTTTCGGAGCGTGAGTTATTAGAGGCTTTTAAAGAGAGGGGTAGAGTTACGCTATTTTTCCCCGAAGATGTCTTTTTTCATGTTGATTTGAAATTTGCTAAGGACGAACTTGATTACGAAGTCCTTAATGGAAGGATTAGAGGAGAACTTTTAGGAATCCACTGTTGGATTGAAAGTAAGGAAGATATCGTAGTGGCTAAACTTATCTATGGTAGTAGCCAGGATGAAGAGGATGTTATCGCGATACTGTTAAATCACGGCTTAAGCGAAGGGCTAAAAGAAAAAGCTAAAAAGTTCGGGGTTTACGATAAATTATGCGGAATTGCTGAAATGATAGGGTTAGCATGTTAA